The following proteins are encoded in a genomic region of Enoplosus armatus isolate fEnoArm2 chromosome 11, fEnoArm2.hap1, whole genome shotgun sequence:
- the rgcc gene encoding regulator of cell cycle RGCC: protein MKSPKLKPQAKFANEEDLNDALCEFDAVIEDFTSPVEKRHFRYDEHLKTVKRRSSASVSDSGISDSESAESLNRNSFSFSDERLNSPTVLSPAATSPPLMSPKPKLGDTKDLEDFIADLDRTLESM, encoded by the exons ATGAAGTCTCCAAAGCTGAAACCTCAAG CGAAGTTCGCCAACGAGGAGGACCTGAACGACGCGCTGTGCGAGTTCGACGCGGTGATCGAAGACTTCACGTCGCCGGTGGAGAAGCGACACTTCAGGTACGACGAGCACCTGAAGACcgtgaagaggaggagcagcgcCAGCGTCAGCGACAGCGGCATCAGCGACTCGGAGA GCGCAGAGTCGCTCAACAGaaacagcttcagcttcagcgACGAGAGGCTGAACTCCCCCACCGTGCTCTCCCCCGCCGccacctcacctcctctcatgtCACCGAAAC CCAAACTCGGCGACACCAAAGACCTGGAGGACTTCATCGCCGACCTTGACAGGACGTTAGAGA GCATGTGA
- the f5 gene encoding coagulation factor V, with protein sequence MRLSAWAGARRLLPVLVLLTVLHVKADPHQPKERHYYIAAVEIDWNYSGNDTHRLGPTYKKVVFREYEKDFRQAKTHPSWLGLLGPTLRAEEGETIVVTFRNMATGLHSLHPHGVAYGKQSEGAHYFDNTSQKEKEDDVVQPNCEHVYHWEVTPDVSPRPSDPTCLTYTYISHQNVVQDYNSGLIGTLLICKPGSLDGSGKQVAVNQEYVFLFGVFDEKESKYEPSGHAPDDHVKYTINGYTGGSLPNVSVCAHASVSLHLVGMSSEPEVFSVHMNGQVLTQAGHKVSSVGLISGSSTTASMVALHAGRWLLSSHTVKHREAGMHGFVDVRECAGFSAPRRRMTIAQKQHSRVWTYYIAAEEVVWDYAPHMPEYIDENFKFQYLRQSPTRVGAKYKKAVYMLYKNESFTERLETKQRKNELGIIGPVIRAQIRDVIKIVFKNMASRPYSIYPHGLTIEKSQEGASYPAGGNQSHGVQPGGTHTYVWRVVDEDEPLDGDPRCLTRVYHSAVDTPRDIASGLIGPILICKSLSLNVRNAQLKADKEQHAMLAVFDENKSWYLDHNIHQYCDRSKVNKADPDFYKSNVMHTINGYTFESGPLLGFCNGEIATWHMSSIGAQDYIQTATFYGHTFQLYERTEDFLSLYPMMGETITMDMNNIGVWLLASLNSHETMKGMRVKFQDVECYRDYQYEYNDDEDPAEHKEFTVWNPLSLDDIKKEEEKPKSVKAKPVEADVYTDMFADELGLRSLKNQSASLDVEKLDLSFLDYDAIDVLDGDADTTPHLKEKRSKSETSTPKPLNETSFPIWKEVDGLNLTAVNLLNQSISENTTHVRNSSTPSTFHNSSVYKTENTTFFYNLEIYLKNDSITTNGSASVVSDTKNTTVHNDTALSQVVNVSTEITSLTVTLQETTNLTEALRGNSSTILETERMNATQTGGDNQTSVGTISAEGSEERLTRGDVFSHSAPPSNSSNNNLHGAPEGNVTSLPRNTRQEDENNTATNHLNVSADGTNHSLSVPTSDVGEVNISGTDRRNLTVLESTGNKTSDNDSLITAAELEYGLNSSEIGLYPGNSSLENVTQILLETGSLQNVTVNISRPNSSGEISLESRQNVTALLGELNHTSSAEGFSNEIMVSGNLSLPSDAVRNWGSEELHASDSSEEVFIYLKENNTEGIKTTSVKTQGHNWAYEGSHQVVPMEIPDDMMKYLGKETPQTTPTPKKKTRKVNLRQRPQKGLGMKTKKRKEYKPLARSGLPFSPRGFNPGMTPRGSRPAPAQPFSDEEELINMPVVIGVPRPDFSDYELYVPGDEPRHLDVQDVKADEYEYVTYKDPYSSHEDIKNFNLDETTKYYLKFSGPNVKTYFIAAEEVEWDYAGYGQRRQDKSQRNSRETRFTKAVFRSYIDSSFTIPDIRGEIDEHLGILGPIIKAEVGQSIMVVFRNKASRPYSLHPNGVTYTKQTEGLSYDDGSKYWYKYDNEVQPNTTFTYIWKVPSMVGPTPDESHCRTWAYYSGVNPERDIHSGLIGPLLVCREGTLERKLQDMRDFTLLFMTFDESQSWYYEKNREMMQRKSRRRFLEPNFKENLKFHSINGIIYNLKGLRMYTNQLVCWHLLNMGSPKDFQTVHFHGQTFLHKKTTSYRQAVYPLLPGSFATLEMYPSKPGLWQLESEIGFNQQKGMQTLFLVLDNDCYRPLGLQSGSVKDNQITAINTRGYWEPYLARLNNQGKYNAWSTEQNHSWIQVDFQRPVVISQVATQGAKQLFHSQFVDKYSISYSSDRRNWIFYKGDSRDLRKVFAGNQDAYEEKKNIFFPPVVGRFIRLHPISWYNTATVRMELYGCELDGCSVPLGMESGVIEDRRITASSTASSWYSGPWKPSLARLNRQGTINAWQAKYNDMNQWLQVELPQVKKITGIITQGAKSLGKEMYVISYTLQYSDNGIHWNHYTDDEDIPAKTFHGNTNNNDHVKNYIYPPIFSRFIRIVPKSWMVSLTMRIELLGCDFE encoded by the exons ATGAGACTCAGTGCCTGGGCTGGAGCCCGGCGTCTCCTGCCCGTCCTGGTCCTTCTGACTGTCCTCCATGTCAAAGCGGACCCGCATCAACCCAAGGAGAGACACTATTACATCGCGGCGGTTGAGATAGACTGGAACTACTCCggcaatgacacacacag GCTCGGTCCCACCTATAAGAAAGTGGTCTTTCGGGAGTACGAGAAAGACTTCAGACAGGCTAAGACTCATCCCTCCTGGCTGG gtctgCTGGGACCCACGCTGAGGGCCGAGGAGGGGGAGACGATTGTCGTCACTTTCCGAAACATGGCGACGGGACTACATAGCCTCCACCCGCACGGGGTCGCTTACGGGAAGCAGTCAGAGG gAGCCCACTACTTCGACAACACAtcgcagaaagagaaagaggatgacGTAGTGCAGCCCAACTGTGAACACGTTTACCACTGGGAGGTGACGCCAGATGTCTCTCCACGGCCAAGTGACCCCACCTGTCTCACCTACACCTATATCTCCCACCAAAATGTTGTGCAGGACTACAACTCCGGCCTCATCGGTACTTTGCTCATCTGCAAGCCCG GAAGTCTGGACGGGTCGGGGAAGCAGGTTGCCGTCAACCAGGAGTACGTCTTCCTCTTCGGGGTTTTTgatgagaaagagagcaagTACGAACCAAGCGGCCACGCCCCGGACGACCACGTCAAATACACCATCAACGGATACACGGGCGGGTCGCTACCTA aTGTCAGCGTGTGCGCTCACGCCTCCGTGAGTCTGCATCTGGTCGGCATGAGCTCAGAGCCGGAGGTCTTCTCCGTGCACATGAACGGGCAGGTGCTGACGCAGGCGGGCCACAAAGTGTCGTCCGTGGGCCTGATCAGCGgctcctccaccactgccagcATGGTGGCTCTCCACGCAGGCCGCTGGCTGCTCTCCTCACACACCGTCAAGCACAGGGAGG CCGGCATGCATGGCTTCGTGGATGTGAGGGAGTGTGCCGGCTTCAGCGCGCCCCGCCGAAGGATGACCATCGCACAGAAACAGCACAGCAGGGTGTGGACGTACTACATAGCTGCTGAGGAAGTTGTCTGGGACTATGCACCTCACATGCCTGAATACATTGACGA gAACTTCAAATTCCAGTATCTGAGACAGTCACCGACACGCGTAGGCGCGAAGTACAAGAAGGCAGTGTACATGCTGTACAAAAATGAGTCGTTCACTGAAAGGTTAGAGACCAAGCAAAGGAAAAATGAGCTCGGGATCATAGGCCCGGTGATCAGAGCGCAAATCAGAGACGTCATCAAG ATTGTTTTTAAGAACATGGCCTCCAGGCCCTACAGCATCTATCCACATGGACTGACGATAGAGAAGTCACAAGAGGGAGCCAGCTACCCAGCAGGAG GCAACCAGTCTCACGGCGTCCAGCCAGGCGGGACACACACCTACGTGTGGAGAGTGGTCGACGAGGATGAGCCTTTGGACGGAGACCCTCGATGTCTGACACGAGTGTACCACAGCGCAGTGGACACACCGCGTGACATCGCCTCGGGACTGATAGGACCAATCCTCATCTGCAAGAGTCTGTCCCTCAATGTCAGGAACGCACAG CTGAAAGCAGACAAAGAGCAGCATGCCATGTTGGCTGTGTTCGATGAGAACAAGAGCTGGTACCTGGATCACAACATTCACCAATATTGTGATCGCTCCAAAGTCAACAAGGCAGACCCGGACTTTTACAAGTCCAACGTCATGCACA CAATTAACGGTTACACGTTTGAGAGCGGCCCCCTCTTGGGCTTCTGCAACGGTGAGATTGCAACGTGGCACATGTCCAGCATCGGGGCACAGGACTACATCCAGACAGCTACTTTCTACGGCCATACGTTTCAGCTGTATGAGCGGACGGAGGACTTTCTCAGCCTCTACCCCATGATGGGAGAGACCATCACTATGGACATGAACAACATTG gtGTCTGGCTCCTGGCTTCCCTGAATTCTCATGAGACAATGAAAGGAATGCGCGTGAAGTTTCAGGATGTGGAGTGCTACCGTGACTACCAGTACGAGTACAATGACGACGAGGATCCGGCAGAGCACAAAGAATTTACAGTGTGGAACCCTCTGAGCTTGGATGATAtcaagaaggaagaggagaaaccAAAATCTGTAAAAGCAAAGCCAGTGGAGGCGGATGTTTATACAGATATGTTTGCAGATGAGTTAGGTCTCAGGTCTTTGAAGAACCAATCTGCCAGCTTGGATGTGGAGAAGCTGGACCTCTCTTTCCTGGACTATGACGCTATTGATGTGCTCGATGGAGATGCGGATACCACCCCTCAtttgaaggagaaaaggagTAAAAGTGAGACCTCTACTCCAAAGCCACTAAATGAGACATCATTTCCAATTTGGAAAGAGGTGGATGGACTAAACCTTACAGCAGTGAATTTGCTGAACCAAAGCATCAGTGAGAATACAACACATGTACGGAACAGTAGTACGCCATCAACTTTTCACAATTCTTCCGtgtataaaacagagaacacgACGTTTTTTTATAACCTAGAAATATATCTAAAGAATGACAGTATCACTACAAATGGCAGTGCGTCTGTAGTATCTGACACAAAGAACACGACAGTACACAATGATACAGCATTATCACAGGTTGTAAACGTATCTACGGAGATTACCAGTCTTACAGTGACGTTGCAAGAAACTACCAATCTTACTGAGGCATTAAGAGGAAATTCAAGTACCATCTTGGAGACCGAAAGAATGAATGCAACCCAGACTGGCGGTGATAACCAGACTTCTGTGGGCACGATCTCGGCCGAGGGCTCGGAGGAGAGACTCACCAGAGGGGATGTGTTCTCTCACTCTGCGCCTCCTTCCAATTCCAGCAACAACAATCTCCACGGTGCACCGGAGGGCAATGTCACCTCCCTGCCACGCAATACAAGACAGGAAGATGAGAATAACACAGCAACTAACCATCTTAACGTGTCAGCAGATGGAACAAACCATTCATTGTCTGTCCCAACGTCAGATGTTGGAGAGGTTAACATCAGCGGCACAGACAGACGCAACTTGACCGTCTTGGAGAGCACAGGCAATAAAACCAGTGACAATGACTCTCTGATCACCGCAGCAGAGCTGGAGTATGGACTGAATTCCTCTGAAATTGGGCTTTATCCAGGCAATTCCAGCCTTGAAAATGTAACACAGATTTTGCTTGAAACTGGTTCCTTACAGAATGTCACAGTGAATATATCCAGACCAAATTCATCAGGGGAGATTAGTTTGGAGAGCAGGCAGAATGTCACAGCTCTTCTTGGTGAGTTGAACCACACATCTTCTGCGGAAGGCTTCTCCAATGAGATTATGGTTTCAGGTAACCTGTCCCTCCCCAGCGATGCAGTAAGAAATTGGGGTTCTGAGGAGCTACATGCCTCAGACAGCAGTGAAGAAGTTTTTATCTAccttaaagaaaacaacacagaggggATTAAGACCACCTCCGTTAAAACGCAGGGGCACAACTGGGCGTATGAGGGAAGTCACCAAGTGGTACCCATGGAGATTCCTGACGACATGATGAAATATTTGGGGAAAGAAACCCCTCAAACGACGCCAACTCCAAAAAAGAAGACCAGGAAGGTGAACCTCCGACAGAGGCCCCAGAAGGGCCTAGGCATGAAAACCAAGAAGAGGAAGGAATACAAGCCTCTGGCCAGGAGTGGCTTACCATTCTCTCCTCGTGGATTCAATCCAGGCATGACCCCGCGCGGGTCCCGACCCGCTCCAGCACAACCTTTCTCTGATGAGGAGGAGCTCATTAACATGCCTGTGGTCATCGGTGTGCCCCGGCCCGATTTCAGTGACTACGAGCTGTACGTTCCTGGGGACGAGCCGCGTCATCTAGATGTGCAGGATGTGAAAGCAGATGAATATGAGTATGTGACCTACAAAGACCCCTACAGCAGTCATGAAGACATCAAGAATTTCAACCTGGACGAGACCACCAAATACTACTTAAAATTCTCAGGCCCGAATGTCAAGACTTATTTCATTGCTGCAGAAGAGGTTGAGTGGGATTATGCTGGTTATGGACAGAG GAGGCAAGACAAGTCGCAACGAAACAGCCGAGAAACCAGGTTCACCAAGGCGGTTTTCCGAAGTTACATTGACAGTAGCTTCACCATACCTGACATCCGGGGAGAGATAGATGAGCATCTAGGCATCCTGGGACCCATCATCAAGGCGGAGGTTGGACAAAGCATCATG gtggtGTTCAGGAACAAAGCCAGCCGTCCGTACTCCTTACACCCAAATGGGGTTACCTACACCAAGCAGACTGAGGGTCTGTCCTATGACGATGGCTCCAAGTACTGGTATAAATATGACAATGAGGTTCAACCCAATACTACCTTCACATACATATGGAAGGTCCCATCTATGGTTGGGCCAACGCCAGATGAGTCTCACTGTCGGACCTGGGCCTACTATTCGGGTGTTAATCCT GAAAGGGATATCCACTCTGGCTTGATTGGGCCTTTGCTGGTGTGTCGAGAGGGCACCCTGGAGAGGAAGTTACAAGACATGAGGGACTTCACGCTTCTTTTCATGACCTTCGATGAGTCGCAGAGCTGGTACTACGAGAAGAACCGCGAGATGATGCAGAGGAAAAGCCGGAGGAGATTTCTGGAACCCAACTTCAAGGAGAACCTCAAGTTCCACT CCATCAATGGTATTATATACAACCTGAAGGGACTGAGGATGTACACCAACCAGCTCGTGTGCTGGCACCTGCTCAACATGGGTTCTCCCAAAGACTTTCAGACCGTCCACTTCCACGGGCAGACGTTCCTCCACAAGAAGACCACCAGCTACAGGCAGGCCGTCTACCCGCTGCTGCCTG GGAGCTTTGCCACTCTGGAGATGTACCCGTCCAAACCTGGTCTGTGGCAGCTGGAGTCAGAAATCGGTTTCAACCAACAGAAGGGCATGCAGACCCTCTTTCTGGTTCTAGATAACG ACTGCTACCGTCCGCTGGGTCTACAATCAGGCAGTGTGAAAGACAACCAGATCACAGCTATCAACACTAGAG gATACTGGGAGCCTTATCTGGCCAGGTTGAACAATCAGGGTAAATACAACGCATGGAGCACGGAGCAGAACCACAGCTGGATTCAG GTGGACTTCCAGCGGCCAGTTGTGATCAGCCAGGTGGCCACCCAGGGAGCCAAGCAGCTGTTCCATTCCCAGTTTGTGGACAAGTACTCTATCTCCTACAGCAGCGACCGCCGGAATTGGATCTTCTACAAGGGCGACAGCAGGGACCTCAGGAAG GTATTCGCCGGGAACCAGGACGCCtatgaggaaaagaaaaacatcttctTTCCTCCTGTGGTTGGACGGTTCATCAGGCTCCACCCCATCAGCTGGTACAACACGGCCACAGTCCGCATGGAGCTGTACGGCTGTGAGCTCGATG GCTGCTCGGTGCCTCTGGGGATGGAGAGCGGAGTGATAGAAGACCGTCGCATCACCGCCAGCTCCACAGCTTCCAGCTGGTACTCCGGACCCTGGAAGCCCTCCCTCGCACGCCTCAACAGACAGGGCACCATCAATGCATGGCAAGCTAAG TATAACGACATGAACCAGTGGCTTCAGGTGGAGCTGCCCCAAGTTAAGAAGATCACAGGTATCATAACGCAAGGAGCCAAGTCTCTGGGGAAAGAGATGTACGTCATCTCCTACACCCTGCAGTACAGCGACAATGGGATACACTGGAACCACTACACGGACGACGAGGACATCCCTGCCAAG acttTTCACGGAAATACGAATAACAACGACCACGTGAAGAACTACATCTACCCTCCCATTTTCTCCCGCTTCATCCGAATCGTCCCCAAGAGCTGGATGGTCTCCCTCACCATGAGAATAGAGCTACTGGGCTGTGACTTTGAGTGA
- the slc35a5 gene encoding UDP-sugar transporter protein SLC35A5: MVGCQSCPRLCSRSSGYTLALGLGFVTLGTSRILLLKFSSNAENNYDFLPASVNLLAEALKLLFCLAMSVRVIVREGRSCRDLGCSSSSSFLSSLKWAVPAFLYFLDNLIIFYVMTYLQPAMAVLFSNFVILTTAVLFRIVLKRRLSWVQWAALVVLFLSIVSLTAGSGGRQNAIAVPGLHSNPLSTPSNSCLLYTQLLKQMRNSSASESWVSSLPGQAWRDRILGKLRSLGVGHILLLLQCFISAMANIYNEKILKEGDQLAESIFIQNSKLYAFGVVFNGLTLGLGSEARGLTMHCGLLHGHNIYSLGLVLVTAALGLSVAFILKFRDNMFHVLTGQITTVLVTALSLFLFDFRPSLDFFLQAPMVLLAIFIYNASRPKDLEYTLQQEKLRVINGEVFERSRGDGEELELLTKPNTDSESEEDLL; the protein is encoded by the exons ATGGTGGGCTGCCAATCCTGCCCCCGGCTGTGCTCCCGCTCGTCGGGCTACACCCTGGCCCTCGGTCTGGGCTTTGTAACCTTGGGGACCAGTCGCATCCTGCTGCTCAAATTCTCCTCCAATGCTG AGAACAACTATGACTTCCTCCCAGCGTCTGTCAATCTACTCGCCGAGGCGCTCAAACTGCTCTTCTGTCTGGCTATGTCAGTCAGGGTCATAGTCCGAG AGGGACGATCATGCAGAGACCTGggctgctcctccagctcctccttccTCAGTTCCCTGAAGTGGGCCGTCCCTGCTTTCCTCTATTTTCTGGACAACCTCATCATCTTCTACGTGATGACTTACCTGCAGCCC GCCATGGCAGTGTTGTTCTCCAACTTTGTCATCCTGACCACGGCTGTGCTCTTCAGAATTGTTCTGAA GAGGCGCCTGTCCTGGGTTCAGTGGGCAGCGTTGGTTGTCCTCTTCCTGTCCATTGTTTCCTTGACAGCAGGATCAGGAGGCCGCCAGAACGCCATAGCTGTGCCAGGTCTCCACTCAAACCccctctccaccccctccaACTCCTGCCTACTCtacacacagctgctgaagcAGATGAGGAACAGCAG TGCCAGTGAGTCGTGGGTGTCGTCCCTGCCCGGTCAGGCCTGGAGGGACAGGATATTGGGGAAGCTTCGATCTCTGGGTGTGGGTCAcatcctgctcctcctccagtgcTTCATCTCCGCCATGGCCAACATCTACAACGAGAAGATCCTCAAAGAAGGGGACCAGCTCGCTGAGAGCATCTTCATCCAGAACAGTAAATT GTATGCCTTTGGTGTGGTGTTTAATGGTCTGACCCTTGGGCTCGGCAGTGAGGCACGAGGCCTCACCATGCACTGTGGCCTCCTCCATGGACATAACATCTACTCCCTGGGTCTGGTGCTTGTCACAG CCGCCCTGGGTTTATCTGTGGCCTTCATCTTGAAATTCAGAGACAACATGTTCCATGTGCTGACGGGCCAGATCACCACCGTTCTGGTCACcgccctctccctcttcctctttgacTTCCGCCCTTCGCTGGACTTCTTCCTCCAGGCTCCCATGGTCCTGCTGGCCATCTTTATCTACAACGCCAGCCGGCCCAAGGACCTGGAATATAccctgcagcaggaaaaactGCGGGTCATCAACGGAGAGGTGTTCGAGAGGTCCAGAGGG GACGGCGAGGAGCTGGAGCTCCTGACGAAGCCCAACACAGACAGTGAATCCGAGGAGGACTTGTTGTAA